Proteins encoded in a region of the Haloarcula sp. CBA1129 genome:
- a CDS encoding TIGR04024 family LLM class F420-dependent oxidoreductase, whose product MTARDVYLPVAAQPSVDTLVGMSQLAEDSGYDRVWLPETWGRDAVTTLTSIAEHTSTVGLGSSILNVYSRSPALLGQTAATLQEVSDGRFRAGVGPSGPIVIEGWHGREFESPLKYTRETVDIMKLVLSGETVEYDGDIFSLSGFRLRCEPPEPAPPVDAGGLGPKSVELAGRFADGWHALMLTADGLRDRLEDFEHGANLGDRDRADQRVTLSLTCCAMDDRTQARELARQHVAFYIGGMGTFYRDALARQGYEDTAYEIAEQWGSGDKAAAVDAISDELLDSIAVAGTPEECRDRIAKFEDIDGVDAINISFPRAAERDTIDTTIDVLAP is encoded by the coding sequence ATGACAGCGCGAGACGTGTATCTCCCGGTTGCGGCACAGCCGTCGGTTGACACGCTGGTCGGGATGAGCCAGCTGGCCGAGGACAGTGGCTACGACCGGGTCTGGCTCCCGGAGACGTGGGGTCGGGACGCGGTGACGACACTGACCAGCATCGCTGAGCACACGTCTACGGTCGGCCTTGGCTCCTCGATTCTGAACGTGTATTCACGGTCACCAGCCCTGCTCGGCCAGACCGCAGCGACGCTGCAAGAGGTCTCGGACGGCCGCTTCCGCGCTGGCGTCGGGCCGTCTGGACCTATCGTCATCGAGGGGTGGCACGGCCGTGAGTTCGAGAGCCCGCTCAAGTACACGCGGGAGACTGTCGACATCATGAAACTGGTACTCTCCGGGGAGACAGTCGAGTACGACGGGGACATCTTTTCGCTGTCCGGGTTCCGACTGCGCTGTGAGCCGCCCGAACCCGCGCCGCCCGTGGACGCCGGCGGCCTCGGCCCGAAATCAGTCGAACTCGCCGGGCGCTTCGCCGACGGCTGGCACGCGCTAATGCTGACCGCCGATGGCTTGCGGGACCGGCTGGAAGACTTCGAGCACGGGGCGAATCTCGGCGACCGCGACCGGGCTGACCAGCGGGTGACGCTGTCGCTGACGTGCTGTGCGATGGACGACCGGACGCAGGCCCGCGAACTGGCCCGCCAGCATGTCGCGTTCTACATCGGCGGGATGGGGACGTTCTACCGCGACGCGCTGGCCCGACAGGGGTACGAGGACACCGCCTACGAAATCGCCGAGCAGTGGGGGTCGGGCGACAAAGCGGCTGCCGTCGACGCGATCAGCGACGAGCTACTTGACAGCATTGCCGTTGCCGGCACGCCGGAAGAATGTCGCGACCGCATCGCAAAGTTCGAAGACATCGATGGCGTGGACGCAATCAACATCTCGTTCCCCCGAGCTGCTGAACGGGACACTATCGACACGACCATCGACGTGTTAGCGCCCTGA
- a CDS encoding 6-hydroxymethylpterin diphosphokinase MptE-like protein, with protein MEFHTWEPVYEDIIDDFGYPRDGDERACDRFVELLSDDRTYDPARLGLDGATVAVAGAGPSLEAEADRAADADVVLAASTAADRLQTEGIAIDCMVTDLDKNADTGRELTADGTPVVAHAHGDNISALETHVPTYDSEFLVPTTQATPAPPVRNYGGFTDGDRAAFLADHFGAATLLFPGWDFDDPSVTDEKRQKLRWAERLLHWLEQRRGERFGVLDGRRDAIEPVATN; from the coding sequence ATGGAATTTCACACCTGGGAACCGGTGTACGAGGACATCATCGACGACTTCGGCTATCCCCGCGATGGCGACGAACGGGCCTGCGACCGGTTCGTCGAACTGCTCAGCGACGACAGGACGTACGACCCGGCGCGGCTCGGACTCGACGGCGCAACGGTTGCCGTCGCCGGGGCCGGCCCGTCGCTCGAAGCCGAGGCCGACCGTGCAGCCGATGCCGACGTGGTGCTCGCGGCGTCCACGGCCGCCGACCGTCTTCAAACGGAAGGCATCGCCATCGACTGTATGGTCACGGATCTGGACAAGAACGCCGACACCGGGCGGGAACTGACTGCCGACGGGACACCAGTCGTTGCCCACGCCCACGGCGACAACATCTCTGCACTGGAGACACACGTTCCGACCTACGACAGCGAGTTCCTCGTGCCGACGACGCAGGCGACGCCCGCCCCGCCGGTCCGCAACTACGGCGGCTTCACCGACGGCGACCGCGCCGCGTTCCTCGCGGATCACTTCGGCGCTGCAACGCTTTTGTTCCCCGGCTGGGACTTCGACGACCCGTCTGTGACCGACGAAAAGCGACAGAAACTCCGCTGGGCCGAACGCCTGCTCCACTGGCTGGAACAGCGCCGCGGCGAGCGCTTCGGCGTGCTTGACGGCAGACGCGATGCCATCGAGCCAGTAGCTACCAACTGA
- a CDS encoding trehalose-6-phosphate synthase: MAPELSVNARDGVVPDSLVVVSNREPYSHERDDDGEIQVQSAAGGLTSALDPVMQARGGTWVAWGSGDADMAVAEEGIVEVPPSDPTYDLKRVPLSEAAVQGYYYGYANQVLWPLCHEDTGRMWAEPAYWEQYRAVNEQFAAAVDTVADAGQSVWFQDYHLALAPRLVRERRPNATLLQFWHIPWPAPSVFRHCPHSDALLDGLLGCDVIGFHTASYAEQFLRCVDSAFPAASVDTDSGIVTYNGSETRAVANPLGIDVGAVRDRAQNADVSSIRETVLGGSRSETSIRLALGVERLDYSKGIPERIEALAHLWDRRPDLRGEFTYVQKASRTREGIAAYRRYRTDVMAAIERVNDRFGTDNWQPIVYTEAKLDNETLAGLYRAAEVAVVTPHRDGMNLVAHEYPVACIDGSGALVLSELAGAATHLDGALTVNPHDIEAIADAIEQALELDEAETSDRLERLQHSVAELDSSQWVARQFSAGQLL, encoded by the coding sequence ATGGCTCCGGAACTGTCAGTAAACGCCCGAGACGGTGTAGTTCCGGACTCACTGGTGGTTGTCTCGAACCGCGAGCCATATAGCCACGAGCGGGACGACGACGGCGAGATACAGGTCCAGTCCGCAGCGGGTGGGCTGACGAGCGCGCTCGATCCAGTGATGCAGGCCCGGGGCGGCACTTGGGTCGCTTGGGGGAGCGGCGACGCAGATATGGCTGTCGCCGAGGAGGGCATCGTCGAAGTGCCGCCGTCGGACCCGACATACGACCTGAAACGTGTCCCACTGTCCGAAGCGGCAGTGCAGGGCTACTACTACGGCTACGCAAATCAGGTACTCTGGCCGCTCTGCCACGAGGACACCGGTCGAATGTGGGCCGAACCCGCCTACTGGGAGCAGTACCGCGCCGTCAACGAGCAGTTCGCCGCGGCCGTCGATACGGTCGCCGACGCGGGCCAGTCGGTCTGGTTTCAGGACTACCATCTGGCGCTCGCGCCTAGACTGGTCCGAGAGCGACGGCCGAACGCGACGCTGTTGCAGTTCTGGCACATCCCTTGGCCCGCGCCGTCGGTGTTCAGGCACTGCCCCCATAGCGACGCGCTGCTTGATGGACTGCTGGGCTGTGACGTCATCGGCTTCCATACGGCGTCGTACGCCGAGCAGTTCCTGCGGTGCGTCGACAGCGCGTTCCCAGCGGCGTCCGTCGATACGGACAGCGGCATCGTGACCTACAACGGCAGCGAGACGCGAGCCGTCGCGAACCCCCTCGGTATCGACGTTGGCGCAGTTCGGGACCGGGCACAGAATGCGGACGTGAGCAGTATCCGAGAGACCGTGCTTGGCGGCAGTCGGTCGGAGACGTCAATCCGCCTCGCGCTCGGCGTCGAACGGCTCGACTACTCGAAGGGCATTCCCGAGCGAATCGAGGCGCTGGCACACCTCTGGGACCGGCGGCCGGACCTGCGAGGCGAATTCACGTACGTCCAGAAGGCGAGCCGAACGCGGGAGGGTATCGCCGCCTACCGGCGGTATCGGACAGACGTGATGGCGGCCATCGAACGCGTCAACGACCGCTTCGGGACCGATAACTGGCAGCCCATCGTGTACACTGAGGCCAAACTCGACAACGAGACGCTCGCCGGCCTGTACCGGGCCGCCGAGGTCGCGGTGGTGACGCCACACCGCGACGGCATGAACCTCGTCGCCCACGAGTATCCGGTAGCTTGCATCGACGGCTCCGGAGCGCTCGTGTTGAGCGAACTGGCCGGCGCAGCGACACACCTTGACGGCGCGCTGACGGTCAACCCACACGATATCGAGGCGATTGCGGACGCCATCGAGCAGGCGTTGGAACTGGACGAAGCAGAAACAAGTGACCGACTGGAACGGCTCCAGCACAGCGTCGCGGAGCTTGACAGTTCACAGTGGGTCGCCAGACAGTTCAGCGCCGGGCAGCTGCTGTAG
- a CDS encoding polymer-forming cytoskeletal protein: MNETATVTVPLGSDPLSELDIPDGTTVEEHDLVTDGDVIVGGQSTVEFGVRGRTVIADERVRFGGHIEAEGDCRLDMWCDVADNVLVGEDAYIGERVHIGGELRVAGDLDIGDDVDIENGFEANGWIVIRNPMPTIVFLFVYLSQLLRIGEEDAAEEVIDEMLDDGGDEHDPVLIPRGASVSDDAWRVSTPATVGDDCRLHGNIRAKALEVGRDTVVFGSLRAKEDIVVGRGTEIKGDVTTRSGTVRVGPGAKIWGDISGTTVELHENATVDGTIRTSEEMRMHTEAVLDRPDESAAAMAEMAESLEADTTEPANERSDSDDTEPVADATAGDEPTTADSAATDGEDADGATTGSDTSGDSPDIEETPESAE, from the coding sequence ATGAACGAAACCGCTACAGTAACCGTGCCTCTTGGCTCCGACCCGCTGTCCGAACTCGACATTCCTGACGGGACTACTGTCGAGGAACACGATCTGGTGACCGACGGTGATGTCATCGTCGGCGGCCAGTCGACCGTGGAGTTCGGCGTGCGCGGGCGGACGGTCATTGCCGACGAGCGGGTCCGCTTTGGCGGCCACATCGAAGCCGAAGGTGACTGTCGGCTGGATATGTGGTGTGACGTCGCGGACAACGTGCTGGTCGGCGAGGACGCCTACATCGGCGAACGGGTACACATCGGCGGCGAACTCCGCGTCGCGGGCGATCTGGATATCGGCGACGACGTCGACATCGAGAATGGGTTCGAAGCCAACGGCTGGATCGTCATCCGCAATCCGATGCCGACCATCGTCTTCCTGTTTGTGTACCTCTCACAGTTACTCCGGATCGGCGAGGAAGACGCGGCTGAGGAAGTAATCGACGAAATGCTAGACGACGGCGGCGACGAGCACGACCCGGTGCTGATTCCACGCGGGGCGAGTGTCTCGGACGACGCTTGGCGCGTCTCGACGCCGGCGACGGTCGGCGACGACTGCCGACTCCACGGCAACATCCGCGCGAAGGCCCTCGAAGTCGGCCGTGACACGGTCGTCTTCGGGAGCCTCCGCGCAAAGGAGGATATCGTGGTCGGCCGAGGCACGGAGATCAAAGGGGACGTGACGACCCGCAGCGGCACCGTCCGCGTCGGCCCGGGCGCGAAGATCTGGGGCGACATCTCGGGGACGACCGTCGAACTCCACGAGAACGCGACGGTCGACGGAACGATTCGGACCAGCGAGGAGATGCGGATGCACACCGAGGCGGTGCTGGATCGGCCGGACGAATCCGCTGCAGCGATGGCGGAGATGGCCGAATCGCTGGAAGCTGACACTACGGAGCCAGCCAACGAACGAAGCGATTCTGACGATACCGAACCGGTAGCTGACGCAACGGCCGGCGACGAACCCACCACTGCAGACAGTGCGGCAACCGACGGCGAGGATGCAGACGGAGCGACGACTGGCAGCGATACGTCAGGGGATAGTCCCGACATCGAAGAGACGCCGGAGTCCGCAGAGTAA
- a CDS encoding dipeptide epimerase, with protein sequence MTRIDRVSVKALDHELREPFEISLGTREKARNLVVAVETDSGVVGHGEGSPLPPVTGETQAGAVETARSVTSMLEGAPLADYRELISDLRAAAPGAVSALFAVETALLDAYCRDRGIPLSELFGGKPTAVSTDITVPIVPSGAAAERATRAVAAGFDHIKVKTGGTIDTDVARTVAVADAAPEATITVDANQGWTPKAAATFVDEVTAAGVDLAMVEQPTPKDDIRGLARARDRLSVPVAADEAVFTPADATTVVRDGAADVINIKLGKSGLLGAAAIATIAEAASLDCMLGCMLEGATGIATSAHLAAGLGAFDYVDLDGHLLLDETPPSMSFGPRINIDGPGHGVSPPAAVRDMTDG encoded by the coding sequence ATGACCCGTATCGACCGTGTCTCCGTCAAGGCGCTCGACCACGAACTCCGCGAACCGTTCGAGATCTCGCTCGGGACTCGGGAGAAAGCGCGGAATCTGGTCGTTGCAGTGGAGACGGATTCAGGCGTCGTCGGCCACGGAGAGGGGTCCCCGTTGCCGCCGGTGACCGGTGAAACACAGGCAGGTGCCGTGGAAACCGCGCGGTCGGTAACGTCGATGCTTGAGGGAGCTCCCCTCGCCGACTACCGCGAACTCATCAGTGACCTGCGGGCAGCAGCTCCCGGAGCGGTTTCGGCACTGTTCGCCGTCGAGACGGCATTGCTGGACGCGTACTGTCGCGACCGGGGTATCCCGCTCTCGGAACTGTTCGGCGGTAAACCGACCGCGGTCTCGACTGATATCACCGTCCCGATAGTCCCGTCCGGCGCGGCAGCCGAACGAGCCACGCGCGCTGTGGCTGCCGGCTTCGACCATATCAAGGTCAAAACCGGCGGGACAATCGATACCGATGTGGCCCGGACGGTCGCAGTTGCGGACGCAGCACCCGAGGCGACGATTACGGTGGACGCGAATCAGGGCTGGACGCCGAAGGCCGCAGCGACGTTTGTCGACGAGGTGACCGCAGCCGGGGTTGACCTTGCTATGGTCGAACAGCCGACGCCGAAAGACGATATCCGCGGTCTTGCGAGGGCACGCGACAGGCTCTCGGTCCCCGTTGCCGCGGACGAGGCCGTATTCACGCCGGCAGACGCGACCACTGTGGTTCGCGACGGGGCTGCCGACGTCATTAACATCAAACTCGGGAAATCAGGGCTCCTCGGGGCAGCGGCGATTGCGACCATCGCCGAGGCCGCCTCGCTCGACTGCATGCTCGGCTGTATGCTCGAAGGCGCAACCGGAATCGCGACGAGCGCCCACCTTGCCGCCGGGCTCGGTGCCTTCGACTACGTCGATCTCGACGGCCACCTGTTGCTCGATGAAACTCCGCCGTCGATGTCCTTCGGTCCCCGTATCAATATCGACGGGCCGGGACACGGCGTCTCACCGCCGGCGGCTGTGAGAGATATGACTGACGGCTGA
- a CDS encoding DUF1611 domain-containing protein translates to MDLRRKYDEGTPAVVLAEGEFGQPEGKTANGIVMHGELFDVQAVVDSTCQSPHAGTALDWPAADDVPVVETVTEALNQAPDAAVLLIGVAPAGGDLPEAWVEAIQRAMERGCDVVSGLHVFLSERPAWTERAQQHGVDLVDVRKPPAVADLTLGDGRGSEADADVVLTMGTDCAVGKRTTTFELYRAATDAGLDAGWVATGQTGILVGADRGVVIDRVPADFVSGVVEDMVLDVAADHDIVFVEGQAALTHTAYGGVTLGLLHGAAPDAVVLADDPSREARSHFDDLTVAGVEAERRAITDLTETTVAALSTWGDPEEETARTGIPAANIYDDDGTETLLTAVLEAL, encoded by the coding sequence ATGGACTTGCGGCGAAAATACGACGAAGGCACGCCCGCCGTTGTGCTCGCGGAGGGAGAGTTCGGACAACCGGAGGGTAAGACAGCCAACGGTATCGTTATGCACGGAGAGCTGTTCGACGTGCAGGCCGTCGTGGACTCGACGTGTCAGAGTCCCCATGCCGGAACAGCGCTCGATTGGCCGGCTGCCGACGACGTACCGGTCGTCGAAACCGTCACTGAAGCGCTGAATCAAGCTCCGGACGCGGCCGTCCTTCTCATCGGCGTCGCACCTGCAGGTGGCGACCTCCCGGAGGCTTGGGTCGAGGCTATCCAGCGCGCGATGGAACGCGGCTGTGATGTCGTCTCGGGCCTGCACGTCTTCTTGAGCGAGCGGCCGGCGTGGACCGAACGCGCCCAGCAACACGGCGTCGACCTCGTCGATGTCCGGAAACCGCCGGCCGTCGCTGATCTGACACTCGGTGACGGTCGCGGGAGCGAGGCCGATGCGGATGTCGTCCTGACGATGGGGACCGACTGTGCGGTCGGGAAGCGGACGACGACCTTCGAACTGTACCGGGCGGCGACCGATGCCGGACTCGACGCTGGCTGGGTCGCGACGGGACAGACTGGCATCCTCGTCGGCGCGGACCGCGGTGTCGTCATCGACCGGGTGCCGGCCGACTTCGTTTCGGGCGTTGTCGAGGACATGGTGCTTGATGTCGCAGCGGACCACGATATTGTGTTCGTCGAAGGGCAGGCCGCGCTCACGCACACCGCCTACGGCGGGGTGACACTCGGCCTCCTGCACGGAGCGGCCCCCGATGCAGTCGTGTTAGCCGACGACCCCTCCCGAGAGGCCCGCTCGCATTTCGACGACCTCACCGTAGCCGGTGTCGAGGCCGAACGTCGCGCGATTACGGACCTCACAGAGACGACAGTCGCCGCGCTCTCCACGTGGGGCGACCCGGAGGAAGAAACCGCCCGAACGGGCATCCCGGCGGCGAACATCTACGATGACGACGGCACGGAGACACTCCTCACGGCCGTTCTGGAGGCGCTATGA
- a CDS encoding helix-turn-helix domain-containing protein, translating to MGADGSDVTADPASGGLQLTLELEHPDCWMREVTAATSARLLVNAAYLVEERVKAHVVAYAESAAAVEALVAATRASDYTHTVTEMDTRRSFGGISAPVNKATSTLLVEYGPEESIHDALVSHGFMNQEPIRIRDGTEYWTVAIDESRAAIQEKLDAVCTQKDATITVTQITSATTGSRERDGLAVRQLSDKQREVFELARKRGYYDYPREVSGSELADELGIAKTTFHEHLRKVEATLLGPRDAERY from the coding sequence ATGGGCGCTGACGGTTCCGATGTGACCGCTGACCCGGCCAGTGGCGGGCTCCAACTGACACTCGAACTGGAACACCCCGACTGCTGGATGCGGGAAGTGACGGCGGCCACATCGGCCAGACTGCTGGTCAACGCTGCGTATCTGGTCGAGGAGCGGGTCAAGGCCCATGTTGTCGCCTACGCGGAGTCGGCAGCCGCCGTCGAGGCGCTCGTTGCGGCGACCCGGGCGTCCGACTACACCCACACAGTTACCGAGATGGATACCCGTCGTAGCTTCGGCGGGATATCGGCCCCGGTAAACAAAGCGACAAGCACGCTCCTCGTCGAGTACGGCCCCGAAGAGAGTATCCACGACGCGCTGGTCTCACACGGGTTCATGAATCAGGAACCGATCCGAATCCGCGACGGGACCGAGTACTGGACGGTCGCTATCGACGAGTCGCGGGCGGCGATACAGGAGAAACTCGACGCCGTGTGTACACAGAAGGACGCGACGATCACCGTCACCCAGATTACGTCAGCGACCACCGGGAGCCGGGAGCGCGACGGACTGGCCGTCCGGCAGCTTTCGGACAAGCAGCGGGAAGTATTCGAACTGGCCCGCAAACGTGGCTATTACGACTATCCGAGAGAGGTAAGCGGGAGCGAGTTGGCCGACGAACTCGGTATCGCGAAGACGACGTTCCACGAACACCTCCGGAAAGTCGAGGCCACGCTGCTCGGCCCGAGGGACGCTGAGCGGTACTGA
- a CDS encoding IclR family transcriptional regulator, whose amino-acid sequence MGSSSGRRLQTTETSLAIIDAVNEMGEARMSELADRLDLSTSTIHVHLKTLLDQEYLVKRGEQYRLGMKLFHLGEGARTRNEWYEVARRKTHELADNCGEEVTFAVEEYGRAITLFNVVANVPSKGFQVGRYYYLHNSAVGKAILAALPETRVNEILDRWGLPAETEYTITDRETLMEDIARTNERGYSVNDQEAVEGLRSVGVPVTAPHGGVLGALDISGPLYRLPPNEELAAMLQDVVEELESELGVQ is encoded by the coding sequence ATGGGTAGCTCTAGCGGTCGCCGTCTCCAGACGACCGAAACCTCCCTCGCGATCATTGACGCGGTAAACGAGATGGGGGAGGCGCGAATGAGTGAGCTTGCGGACCGGTTGGACCTATCGACGAGTACGATTCACGTTCACCTCAAAACACTCTTGGATCAGGAGTATCTGGTCAAACGAGGCGAGCAGTACCGACTCGGAATGAAGCTGTTCCATCTCGGCGAGGGTGCGAGAACCCGAAACGAGTGGTACGAGGTCGCCCGTCGCAAAACACACGAACTCGCCGATAACTGTGGCGAAGAAGTCACGTTCGCCGTCGAAGAGTACGGACGTGCGATAACGCTGTTCAATGTCGTCGCTAACGTCCCCTCGAAAGGATTTCAGGTGGGTCGGTACTACTACCTGCACAACTCGGCAGTCGGCAAAGCGATACTCGCCGCGTTGCCGGAGACCCGAGTCAACGAGATTCTCGACCGGTGGGGATTGCCGGCCGAGACGGAGTACACAATCACCGACCGCGAGACTCTCATGGAGGACATCGCACGCACGAACGAGCGCGGCTACTCGGTGAACGATCAGGAAGCGGTCGAAGGGCTTCGCTCGGTCGGCGTGCCGGTCACCGCTCCACACGGCGGGGTCCTCGGCGCACTGGACATCTCCGGCCCACTGTACCGGCTGCCACCGAACGAAGAACTCGCCGCGATGCTGCAGGACGTCGTCGAGGAACTGGAATCGGAACTCGGGGTACAGTAG
- a CDS encoding Na+/H+ antiporter NhaC family protein, translated as MSDTASGDGTEIEEISGPDVEAIEFYGGRWMSVIPIGLFILWAIVQSGLFGIGDTTGLVAGMLVALIVGMFFAKGDWKNYANTIFDGMTKRVAATAVVAWLWAGMFSNTLQAGGFVGGLVWAANAADVGGALFPAATFILAALFTTGIGTGYGAAVAFSALFFPAGILLGANPVLLFGAILSGAVFGDNLAPVSDTTIVSAVTQDADIGGVVASRFKYAIIAAVLALAAYVFAGNAMAGLDISQQAQDLFVQNSEPAGLLHLISMLVVIVTAVMGRHIVEAISWGLIVAVVFNVVFDLAPLSEVLLFKVPETSAAASWAGSLPIAEVVAPQNAGVTGSIYNGAAGFFPLIVLVLLIVAGSEIMIRGGGFEAIQEWLLEHVATGVRRAETTMVVGTALVNSMITINTAAEIAIAPYIARIGQRYNINSYRRANILDANTSALGYIFPWGGGVLIGFATLQGLPSQYEWFTDAMVVNPVQVWPYVFHGWFLFGVFLLCALTGFGLEYTTDRKSKDVSRV; from the coding sequence ATGTCAGACACGGCTAGTGGCGATGGGACAGAGATCGAGGAGATCTCTGGTCCGGACGTCGAAGCAATCGAGTTCTACGGTGGACGGTGGATGAGTGTCATCCCCATAGGGTTGTTTATCCTGTGGGCGATTGTCCAGAGTGGCCTGTTCGGTATCGGGGACACGACTGGACTCGTCGCGGGAATGCTCGTGGCGCTCATCGTCGGGATGTTCTTCGCCAAAGGCGACTGGAAGAACTACGCGAACACCATCTTCGACGGGATGACAAAGCGAGTCGCCGCGACGGCAGTCGTCGCGTGGCTCTGGGCCGGGATGTTCTCGAATACACTTCAGGCAGGTGGCTTCGTCGGCGGGCTCGTCTGGGCCGCGAACGCGGCCGATGTCGGGGGCGCACTGTTCCCGGCGGCCACCTTCATCCTCGCAGCGCTGTTCACGACCGGTATCGGTACCGGCTACGGCGCGGCAGTCGCCTTCTCGGCACTTTTCTTCCCGGCCGGCATCCTGCTCGGGGCGAACCCGGTGTTGTTGTTCGGAGCAATTCTCTCGGGTGCTGTCTTCGGGGATAACCTCGCACCGGTCAGTGATACGACGATCGTGAGCGCAGTGACGCAGGACGCCGATATCGGCGGCGTCGTCGCGTCGCGGTTCAAGTACGCCATTATTGCGGCGGTACTGGCGCTCGCGGCGTACGTCTTCGCCGGCAACGCGATGGCCGGACTGGACATCTCCCAGCAGGCACAGGACCTGTTCGTCCAGAACAGCGAGCCAGCGGGACTGTTGCATCTCATCTCCATGCTCGTCGTCATCGTGACGGCAGTCATGGGCCGCCACATCGTCGAAGCCATTTCGTGGGGACTCATCGTTGCGGTTGTCTTCAACGTCGTCTTCGATCTCGCACCGCTGAGTGAGGTGTTGCTGTTCAAAGTTCCCGAAACGTCGGCGGCCGCAAGCTGGGCCGGCTCGCTCCCCATTGCAGAAGTGGTCGCGCCGCAAAACGCCGGCGTCACCGGGTCGATCTACAACGGTGCAGCCGGGTTCTTCCCGCTGATCGTGCTCGTGTTGCTCATCGTCGCCGGGTCAGAGATCATGATCCGTGGCGGTGGCTTCGAAGCGATACAGGAGTGGCTCTTGGAACACGTCGCAACGGGCGTCCGGAGGGCCGAAACGACGATGGTGGTCGGTACCGCCCTCGTCAATTCGATGATCACGATCAACACGGCGGCGGAGATCGCGATTGCGCCGTACATCGCCCGCATCGGCCAGCGGTACAACATCAACAGCTACCGCCGGGCGAATATCCTCGACGCGAACACCTCGGCTCTCGGGTACATCTTCCCGTGGGGCGGCGGCGTGCTCATCGGCTTTGCGACGCTACAGGGCCTTCCGAGCCAGTACGAGTGGTTCACTGATGCAATGGTCGTCAACCCCGTGCAGGTATGGCCGTACGTCTTCCACGGCTGGTTCCTGTTCGGCGTGTTCCTGCTCTGTGCACTGACCGGCTTCGGGCTCGAATACACCACTGACCGCAAATCCAAGGATGTGAGCCGTGTATGA
- a CDS encoding ornithine cyclodeaminase family protein, whose product MSNSLYSTARQHNQTTIVPSTDIEAAVEMADLVPAIEAAFAAYENDTAQMPPKSYIDLPQHNGDFRSMPAYLETDDWEASGIKWVNVHPDNPDEFDLPTVMGTLVYTDPESGFPLAVMDATTLTMKRTGAAAAVATDHLAVEDASSLGIIGAGVQSYTQLEAISQVRPIETVVVSDLDDDRVQRFIDTFGDEFDVRAGTISEAAQCDVLSTVTPVEDPIVTLDDLGEHTHVNAMGADAEGKQELHTEVIREATLVIDDFEQTTHSGEINVPWSTGEIDESDIDAELGEIVVGNAPGREDLSGITVFDSTGLAIQDIAAARIVYESLGDDSGHRLEMV is encoded by the coding sequence ATGAGCAACTCACTATATTCGACAGCACGACAGCACAACCAGACGACTATCGTCCCCAGTACGGACATCGAGGCGGCCGTCGAGATGGCGGACCTCGTTCCGGCCATCGAGGCCGCGTTCGCCGCATACGAAAACGACACAGCGCAGATGCCGCCGAAGTCATACATCGACCTGCCACAGCACAACGGCGACTTCCGGTCGATGCCGGCCTACCTCGAAACGGACGACTGGGAGGCGTCGGGCATCAAGTGGGTAAACGTTCACCCGGACAACCCCGACGAGTTCGACCTGCCGACGGTGATGGGAACGCTCGTGTACACGGACCCCGAGAGCGGTTTCCCGCTTGCCGTGATGGACGCCACGACGCTGACGATGAAACGAACCGGTGCGGCCGCGGCCGTGGCGACGGACCACCTCGCCGTCGAGGACGCGTCCTCGCTCGGCATCATCGGGGCCGGCGTCCAGTCCTATACGCAACTGGAGGCCATCTCGCAGGTCCGACCAATAGAGACCGTCGTCGTCAGCGACCTCGACGACGACCGTGTTCAGCGCTTCATCGACACCTTCGGCGACGAGTTCGACGTACGAGCCGGGACGATTTCCGAGGCGGCCCAGTGTGACGTCCTGTCGACGGTCACGCCGGTCGAGGACCCCATCGTCACGCTCGACGATCTCGGGGAGCACACGCACGTCAACGCCATGGGTGCCGACGCCGAAGGAAAGCAGGAACTCCACACCGAGGTCATCCGCGAGGCGACCCTCGTCATCGACGACTTCGAGCAGACGACTCACTCCGGCGAGATAAACGTCCCTTGGAGCACGGGCGAGATCGACGAGTCGGATATCGACGCCGAACTCGGCGAAATCGTCGTCGGGAACGCGCCGGGTCGCGAGGACCTGTCCGGGATTACCGTCTTCGACTCGACCGGGCTCGCGATTCAGGACATCGCCGCCGCACGCATCGTGTACGAATCGCTCGGTGACGACAGCGGCCACCGCCTCGAAATGGTGTAA